CCAGCCCGACCAGCTTGTACGGCGTCGAGACCCGGATCACGTCGGCCACCCCTGCCATTCGGCGCAGATTGAGAGCGCGGAATCGGTCGACGTCGCCGACGAGGCCGATGATGGTGCGATGCACGCCGCGGCTGACGAAGGCTTCCCCGCCCGTCTGGCGTACTCGCGAGATGACCGCTTCGATGTGCGCATCGGTTGCATCGGGTGTCATCACGACAACCATCTCCGGGACTCCTTCCGCCGACAACGACGGTAAAGCAGGTGATCCGTAAACCAGACCTCAAGTCCGGCCAGTAAGACGATTGGTCACAGCTCGGTCACTATTGGTGTCAAGGGGGTGGAATGGGGTTCGGCTAGTGCGAGACACGGGCCGCTGACGTCGGTCGATCGGGTGTTCGTGAATTCTTCGTAGGTAACCGGCGCATTGATACCGCCATGTGACCGAAAACCAGGATCTGTGGCGGTGGTGGTGCCGAAATGGCAAGCTGGGCGTCATGAAGGTCGCCTCGATGACGACGCTCGTCGCGGTGGTGGGCGCCATGGCCATGGCCGCGTGCAGCTCGCCTGACGACACCGGGCCGGAGCCTGACAGCGCAACCATCGAGCCGGGGCCTCCCGTCGACACCGAGCCGGCCGAGGATCCGGAGGCGCCTTGGGTTCGGCTCGACGCCGCGCCGTCCAGCCGAACGGAGGTTGCGGCAGCGACCCTGGGAACCCAGATCTACGTCGTCGGGGGGTTCGGCCCGGACGGTTCCACGGTGTCCACCGTGGAGATCCTCGACACTGAAACCGGTGAGTGGTCCGAAGGCCCGGAGTTGCCGGTCGGGCTCAACCACGCCATGGCGGTGTCAGCCGCCGGCACTATTTTCGTCATCGGAGGATACGGCGGGTTTGTGACCGACATCAGCATGGAGGTATACCGGCTTGAGGACGACACGTGGCAGGCGATGGCCCCGATGCCGGAAGGTCGCGCGGCAGCCGCGGTCGCCGCGGTAGACGACACCGTCTATGTCGCAGGCGGGATGGGGGCCGATGAAGGACACAGCCACTCTCT
This portion of the Phytoactinopolyspora mesophila genome encodes:
- a CDS encoding Kelch repeat-containing protein: MTTLVAVVGAMAMAACSSPDDTGPEPDSATIEPGPPVDTEPAEDPEAPWVRLDAAPSSRTEVAAATLGTQIYVVGGFGPDGSTVSTVEILDTETGEWSEGPELPVGLNHAMAVSAAGTIFVIGGYGGFVTDISMEVYRLEDDTWQAMAPMPEGRAAAAVAAVDDTVYVAGGMGADEGHSHSLVEDDMLVYDAAADTWSTTTGLPTPREHVAGAAVDGLVYVMGGREGAENLDTAEVYDPAADTWSSLAAMPTARSGLGVAAACEQHVIVVGGERIIEGEAGVYDEVEAYDVESGTWQTLPPLPTARHGLGVEAVGAGLYVLSGGPSPGIVVSAAAEVLDLSDLDGCS